A genomic window from Arvicola amphibius chromosome 5, mArvAmp1.2, whole genome shotgun sequence includes:
- the Ctsa gene encoding lysosomal protective protein isoform X2 yields the protein MTSNPPAPSGEQGRKEAEMLRAALSPLLLLLIVSWASRGEAAPDQDEIDCLPGLAKQPSFRQYSGYLRASDSKHFHYWFVESQKDPKNSPVVLWLNGGPGCSSLDGFLTEHGPFLIQPDGVTLEYNPYSWNLIANMLYIESPAGVGFSYSDDKTYVTNDTEVAQNNFEALKDFFRLFPEYKDNKLFLTGESYAGIYIPTLAVLVMQDPSMNLQGLAVGNGLASYEQNDNSLVYFAYYHGLLGNRLWTLLQTHCCSQNKCNFYDNKDPECINNLQEVSRIVGKSGLNIYNLYAPCAGGVPGGDRYEDTLVIHDFGNLFTRLPLKRPYHQALLLRSGDKVRLDPPCTNTTAPSTYLNNPYVRKALHIPEKLPRWDMCNFVVNLQYRRLYQSMNSQYLKLLSSQKYQILLYNGDVDMACNFMGDEWFVDSLNQKMEVQRRPWLVDYGESGEQVAGFVKEFSHITFITIKGAGHMVPTDKPRAAFTMFSRFLNKEPY from the exons ATGACTTCCAATCCACCGGCGCCTTCTGGAGAGCAAGGACGCAAGGAAGCAGAG ATGCTCCGAGCCGCGCTGTCTCCACTGCTCTTGCTGCTGATTGTGTCCTGGGCATCCAGGGGCGAAGCGGCTCCGGACCAGGATGAAATCGATTGCCTCCCCGGCCTGGCCAAACAACCCAGTTTCAGGCAGTACTCCGGCTACCTCAGAGCCTCGGATTCGAAGCACTTTCATTACTG GTTTGTGGAGTCGCAGAAAGACCCGAAGAACAGCCCGGTAGTGCTTTGGCTCAACGGGGGTCCTGGCTGCAGCTCCCTAGATGGGTTCCTTACAGAGCACGGCCCCTTTCTG ATCCAGCCAGACGGTGTTACCCTGGAGTACAACCCCTATTCTTGGAATCTG ATCGCCAACATGCTGTATATTGAGTCCCCAGCCGGAGTGGGCTTTTCCTACTCAGACGACAAGACCTACGTGACCAACGACACAGAG GTGGCTCAGAACAATTTCGAAGCCCTGAAAGATTTCTTTCGCCTCTTTCCGGAGTACAAGGACAACAAACTCTTTCTGACGGGGGAGAGCTACGCTGGCATCTACATCCCTACCTTGGCTGTACTGGTCATGCAGGATCCCAGCATGAACCTTCAG GGGCTGGCTGTGGGCAATGGACTTGCCTCCTATGAACAGAATGATAACTCCCTGGTCTATTTTGCCTACTACCATGGTCTTCTGGGGAACAG GCTTTGGACTCTGCTCCAGACCCATTGCTGCTCTCAGAACAAGTGCAACTTCTATGACAACAAAGACCCAGAATGCATCAACAAC CTCCAGGAAGTGTCTCGAATTGTGGGCAAATCTGGCCTCAACATCTACAATCTCTACGCTCCGTGTGCTGGTGGGGTGCCCGGCGGTGATAG ATATGAGGACACTCTTGTGATTCATGATTTCGGCAACCTCTTCACTCGCCTGCCACTCAAGCGGCCCTATCATCAG GCACTGCTGCTCCGTTCTGGGGACAAGGTACGCTTGGATCCCCCCTGCACCAACACCACAGCCCCCTCCACCTACCTCAACAACCCGTATGTTCGGAAGGCCCTCCACATCCCCGAGAAGCTGCCCCGCTGGGACATGTGCAA CTTCGTGGTGAACTTACAGTACCGCCGTCTCTACCAAAGCATGAACTCACAGTACCTGAAGCTGCTCAGCTCACAG AAATACCAGATCCTACTGTACAATGGCGATGTGGACATGGCCTGCAATTTCATGGGGGATGAATGGTTTGTGGATTCCCTCAACCAGAAG ATGGAGGTGCAGCGTCGGCCCTGGCTGGTGGACTACGGGGAGAGTGGAGAGCAGGTAGCCGGCTTTGTGAAGGAGTTCTCCCACATTACCTTCATCACCATCAAG GGCGCTGGACACATGGTCCCCACGGACAAACCCCGAGCTGCCTTCACCATGTTCTCTCGATTCCTAAACAAGGAGCCTTACTGA
- the Ctsa gene encoding lysosomal protective protein isoform X1 — translation MGRDRGSAAGSWTRMLRAALSPLLLLLIVSWASRGEAAPDQDEIDCLPGLAKQPSFRQYSGYLRASDSKHFHYWFVESQKDPKNSPVVLWLNGGPGCSSLDGFLTEHGPFLIQPDGVTLEYNPYSWNLIANMLYIESPAGVGFSYSDDKTYVTNDTEVAQNNFEALKDFFRLFPEYKDNKLFLTGESYAGIYIPTLAVLVMQDPSMNLQGLAVGNGLASYEQNDNSLVYFAYYHGLLGNRLWTLLQTHCCSQNKCNFYDNKDPECINNLQEVSRIVGKSGLNIYNLYAPCAGGVPGGDRYEDTLVIHDFGNLFTRLPLKRPYHQALLLRSGDKVRLDPPCTNTTAPSTYLNNPYVRKALHIPEKLPRWDMCNFVVNLQYRRLYQSMNSQYLKLLSSQKYQILLYNGDVDMACNFMGDEWFVDSLNQKMEVQRRPWLVDYGESGEQVAGFVKEFSHITFITIKGAGHMVPTDKPRAAFTMFSRFLNKEPY, via the exons ATGGGCAGAGATCGAGGCTCTGCGGCTGGGAGCTGGACCCGG ATGCTCCGAGCCGCGCTGTCTCCACTGCTCTTGCTGCTGATTGTGTCCTGGGCATCCAGGGGCGAAGCGGCTCCGGACCAGGATGAAATCGATTGCCTCCCCGGCCTGGCCAAACAACCCAGTTTCAGGCAGTACTCCGGCTACCTCAGAGCCTCGGATTCGAAGCACTTTCATTACTG GTTTGTGGAGTCGCAGAAAGACCCGAAGAACAGCCCGGTAGTGCTTTGGCTCAACGGGGGTCCTGGCTGCAGCTCCCTAGATGGGTTCCTTACAGAGCACGGCCCCTTTCTG ATCCAGCCAGACGGTGTTACCCTGGAGTACAACCCCTATTCTTGGAATCTG ATCGCCAACATGCTGTATATTGAGTCCCCAGCCGGAGTGGGCTTTTCCTACTCAGACGACAAGACCTACGTGACCAACGACACAGAG GTGGCTCAGAACAATTTCGAAGCCCTGAAAGATTTCTTTCGCCTCTTTCCGGAGTACAAGGACAACAAACTCTTTCTGACGGGGGAGAGCTACGCTGGCATCTACATCCCTACCTTGGCTGTACTGGTCATGCAGGATCCCAGCATGAACCTTCAG GGGCTGGCTGTGGGCAATGGACTTGCCTCCTATGAACAGAATGATAACTCCCTGGTCTATTTTGCCTACTACCATGGTCTTCTGGGGAACAG GCTTTGGACTCTGCTCCAGACCCATTGCTGCTCTCAGAACAAGTGCAACTTCTATGACAACAAAGACCCAGAATGCATCAACAAC CTCCAGGAAGTGTCTCGAATTGTGGGCAAATCTGGCCTCAACATCTACAATCTCTACGCTCCGTGTGCTGGTGGGGTGCCCGGCGGTGATAG ATATGAGGACACTCTTGTGATTCATGATTTCGGCAACCTCTTCACTCGCCTGCCACTCAAGCGGCCCTATCATCAG GCACTGCTGCTCCGTTCTGGGGACAAGGTACGCTTGGATCCCCCCTGCACCAACACCACAGCCCCCTCCACCTACCTCAACAACCCGTATGTTCGGAAGGCCCTCCACATCCCCGAGAAGCTGCCCCGCTGGGACATGTGCAA CTTCGTGGTGAACTTACAGTACCGCCGTCTCTACCAAAGCATGAACTCACAGTACCTGAAGCTGCTCAGCTCACAG AAATACCAGATCCTACTGTACAATGGCGATGTGGACATGGCCTGCAATTTCATGGGGGATGAATGGTTTGTGGATTCCCTCAACCAGAAG ATGGAGGTGCAGCGTCGGCCCTGGCTGGTGGACTACGGGGAGAGTGGAGAGCAGGTAGCCGGCTTTGTGAAGGAGTTCTCCCACATTACCTTCATCACCATCAAG GGCGCTGGACACATGGTCCCCACGGACAAACCCCGAGCTGCCTTCACCATGTTCTCTCGATTCCTAAACAAGGAGCCTTACTGA
- the Neurl2 gene encoding neuralized-like protein 2 isoform X1, producing MAAASEPVGLGDPRGPARPEPPPTRFHQVHGANIRVDPSGTRATRVESFAHGVCFSREPLAPGQVFLVEIEEKELGWCGHLRLGLTALDPASLAAVPEFSLPDLVSLGHSWVFAITRHHNRVPREGQAYVESAAPSRPQALLVEPYLRIEQFRIPRDRLVGRSRPGLYSHLLDQLYEQNVLPPTARRSRLGVLFCPREDGTADMHIVINGEDMGPSARGLPAAQPLYAVVDVFASTKSVRLVQLEYGLPSLQTLCRLVIQKSVVHRLAIDGLHLPKGLKDFCKYE from the exons ATGGCTGCTGCCTCCGAACCCGTAGGGTTGGGTGACCCACGGGGTCCTGCGCGCCCGGAGCCCCCTCCCACCCGCTTCCATCAAGTTCACGGAGCCAACATCCGCGTGGACCCGTCGGGAACGCGAGCCACACGCGTGGAGAGCTTTGCCCACGGTGTGTGCTTCAGTCGCGAGCCCCTAGCCCCGGGCCAGGTATTCCTAGTggagatagaggaaaaagagcTGGGCTGGTGCGGGCATCTGCGTCTTGGCCTGACCGCTCTGGACCCTGCCAGCCTGGCCGCTGTGCCCGAGTTTTCACTGCCTGACCTGGTCAGCCTTGGTCACAGCTGGGTCTTCGCTATCACACGCCACCACAACCGCGTGCCCCGGGAGGGTCAAGCATATGTAGAGTCAGCGGCCCCCAGCCGCCCCCAAGCCCTCTTGGTTGAACCCTATCTGCGCATCGAGCAGTTCCGAATACCCCGGGACCGCCTGGTGGGCCGCAGCCGGCCAGGGCTCTATAGCCACCTCTTGGATCAGCTCTATGAACAAAATGTGCTGCCTCCTACAGCGCGCCGTAGCCGCCTGGGTGTTCTCTTCTGCCCACGTGAGGATGGGACCGCCGACATGCACATCGTCATCAACGGGGAAGACATGGGTCCCAGTGCCCGAGGGCTGCCAGCTGCCCAGCCCCTCTACGCTGTGGTAGATGTGTTTGCCTCCACCAAGAGTGTGCGCCTGGTCCAACTGGAGTATGGCT TGCCGTCCCTGCAAACTCTGTGCCGTCTAGTGATCCAGAAGAGTGTGGTGCACAGGCTGGCCATTGATGGGCTCCACCTGCCCAAAGGACTGAAGGATTTCTGCAAGTATGAATGA
- the Neurl2 gene encoding neuralized-like protein 2 isoform X2, whose amino-acid sequence MAAASEPVGLGDPRGPARPEPPPTRFHQVHGANIRVDPSGTRATRVESFAHGVCFSREPLAPGQVFLVEIEEKELGWCGHLRLGLTALDPASLAAVPEFSLPDLVSLGHSWVFAITRHHNRVPREGQAYVESAAPSRPQALLVEPYLRIEQFRIPRDRLVGRSRPGLYSHLLDQLYEQNVLPPTARRSRLGVLFCPREDGTADMHIVINGEDMGPSARGLPAAQPLYAVVDVFASTKSVRLVQLEYGFLSLQCRPCKLCAV is encoded by the exons ATGGCTGCTGCCTCCGAACCCGTAGGGTTGGGTGACCCACGGGGTCCTGCGCGCCCGGAGCCCCCTCCCACCCGCTTCCATCAAGTTCACGGAGCCAACATCCGCGTGGACCCGTCGGGAACGCGAGCCACACGCGTGGAGAGCTTTGCCCACGGTGTGTGCTTCAGTCGCGAGCCCCTAGCCCCGGGCCAGGTATTCCTAGTggagatagaggaaaaagagcTGGGCTGGTGCGGGCATCTGCGTCTTGGCCTGACCGCTCTGGACCCTGCCAGCCTGGCCGCTGTGCCCGAGTTTTCACTGCCTGACCTGGTCAGCCTTGGTCACAGCTGGGTCTTCGCTATCACACGCCACCACAACCGCGTGCCCCGGGAGGGTCAAGCATATGTAGAGTCAGCGGCCCCCAGCCGCCCCCAAGCCCTCTTGGTTGAACCCTATCTGCGCATCGAGCAGTTCCGAATACCCCGGGACCGCCTGGTGGGCCGCAGCCGGCCAGGGCTCTATAGCCACCTCTTGGATCAGCTCTATGAACAAAATGTGCTGCCTCCTACAGCGCGCCGTAGCCGCCTGGGTGTTCTCTTCTGCCCACGTGAGGATGGGACCGCCGACATGCACATCGTCATCAACGGGGAAGACATGGGTCCCAGTGCCCGAGGGCTGCCAGCTGCCCAGCCCCTCTACGCTGTGGTAGATGTGTTTGCCTCCACCAAGAGTGTGCGCCTGGTCCAACTGGAGTATGGCT TCCTCTCTCTACAGTGCCGTCCCTGCAAACTCTGTGCCGTCTAG
- the Spata25 gene encoding spermatogenesis-associated protein 25, protein MSYFMSPQTHLGLLSSGQGGAAASGPSLGLYSSAEPVVVASGGLGPLSQKAEQVVPAAQVWGPTLAVPEARGCSGGAIWETLRKEHNRYCPKLPPMRQLETLSWADPCSRSRAPHLGGPSRPRPLLLCGLSPGVLTMSSEAGGKEAGSQPDICILTLAMMIAGIPTVPVPGLREEDLIRAAQAFMMAHPEPEGAVEGVQWRRHMASGQMLLVRSRRDSCL, encoded by the exons ATGTCCTACTTCATGTCTCCACAAACTCATCTGGGGCTTCTATCTTCTGGCCAAG GTGGGGCTGCTGCTTCGGGTCCGTCCCTTGGTCTCTATAGTTCTGcagagccagtggtggtggcgtCTGGTGGATTAGGTCCACTCAGCCAGAAAGCTGAGCAGGTGGTACCTGCTGCCCAGGTCTGGGGCCCTACCTTGGCAGTGCCTGAAGCCAGGGGCTGCTCTGGGGGTGCTATCTGGGAGACACTGCGGAAAGAACACAACCGATACTGCCCCAAATTGCCCCCCATGAGGCAGCTGGAGACCCTGAGCTGGGCAGACCCCTGCTCCCGAAGCAGAGCTCCCCACCTGGGTGGCCCTAGCAGACCCCGGCCCCTGCTGCTGTGTGGGCTGTCACCAGGGGTTCTGACGATGTCCTCCGAGGCAGGTGGGAAGGAGGCTGGCTCCCAACCTGACATCTGCATCCTTACCCTAGCCATGATGATTGCGGGCATCCCCACCGTGCCTGTTCCAGGTCTGCGGGAAGAGGACCTGATCCGGGCAGCTCAAGCTTTCATGATGGCCCATCCAGAGCCAGAGGGAGCTGTGGAGGGGGTGCAGTGGAGAAGGCACATGGCCTCTGGACAGATGCTTCTAGTGAGATCCAGGAGGGACTCCTGCTTGTAG